A window from Candidatus Latescibacterota bacterium encodes these proteins:
- a CDS encoding divergent polysaccharide deacetylase family protein yields the protein MARKRRSRKSSRRWFARAFVPLSAIVLLLALGLVFRERLVDLWLTTTSPGQRLPDRGLTPAQQLDEAVVLGARELGVPNTRIGRRAGAKHMPHFEFRCPDRLHPITANRWLSRIFLDAGLEILDCAEDGPSARPKLEYVLAAGPRREARATLTVYPPIGDPPLHEAHPRLAILVDDLGHNYGRVARGILDLGEPITVSVLPGLGSSRRLEREARRRGHAVFLHLPMEPEDYPAEDPGPLALFTRMGPDSVADLLATMARNFDHLDGFNNHMGSKASTDPTLVGEVLDWADREQLLVVDSYTASRSCIYTLAREREEPALRVDLFLDGEEEDEAGIMENLAEAAETARRRGWALVICHPRSETLAALEVMLPRLRDNGLRFVTVPQLFASLDASDPAPPRPRRTGPH from the coding sequence GTGGCCCGCAAGCGACGCAGCCGCAAGAGCTCCCGGCGTTGGTTCGCCCGGGCGTTCGTCCCCCTCAGCGCCATCGTGCTGCTGCTGGCGCTGGGGCTCGTCTTTCGCGAGCGGCTCGTGGACCTGTGGCTGACCACCACGAGCCCCGGACAGCGGCTGCCCGATCGCGGACTCACGCCGGCCCAGCAGCTCGACGAAGCCGTGGTCCTCGGCGCGCGCGAGCTCGGCGTGCCCAATACGCGCATCGGCCGCCGGGCGGGCGCGAAGCACATGCCGCACTTCGAATTCCGCTGTCCGGACCGCCTGCATCCCATCACGGCCAACCGCTGGCTGAGCCGCATCTTCCTGGACGCGGGCCTGGAGATCCTCGACTGCGCCGAGGACGGCCCGTCGGCCCGCCCCAAGCTCGAGTACGTCCTGGCCGCGGGGCCCCGCCGCGAGGCGCGGGCCACGCTGACCGTCTACCCGCCCATCGGCGACCCGCCGCTGCACGAGGCGCACCCGCGCCTGGCCATCCTCGTGGACGACCTCGGCCACAACTACGGCCGCGTGGCGCGGGGCATCCTGGACCTGGGCGAGCCGATCACGGTGTCCGTCCTGCCGGGGCTCGGCAGCAGCCGCCGCCTGGAGCGGGAAGCCCGGCGGCGCGGGCACGCCGTCTTCCTGCACCTGCCCATGGAGCCCGAGGACTACCCGGCCGAGGACCCGGGACCCCTGGCGCTCTTCACGCGCATGGGGCCGGACTCGGTGGCCGATCTCCTGGCCACGATGGCGCGGAACTTCGATCACCTCGACGGCTTCAACAACCACATGGGCAGCAAGGCCAGCACGGACCCCACGCTGGTGGGGGAGGTGCTCGACTGGGCCGACCGCGAGCAGCTTCTGGTGGTGGACTCCTACACGGCCTCCCGGAGCTGTATCTACACCCTGGCGCGGGAGCGGGAGGAGCCCGCCCTGCGGGTGGACCTCTTCCTCGACGGCGAGGAGGAGGACGAGGCCGGCATCATGGAGAACCTGGCCGAGGCGGCGGAAACCGCCCGTCGCCGGGGCTGGGCGCTGGTGATCTGTCATCCCCGCTCCGAGACCCTGGCCGCCCTGGAGGTCATGCTGCCCCGGCTGCGGGACAACGGCCTACGCTTCGTGACGGTGCCCCAGCTCTTCGCGAGCCTGGACGCCAGCGACCCGGCGCCCCCGCGCCCGCGGCGTACCGGCCCGCATTGA
- the secD gene encoding protein translocase subunit SecD, producing the protein MSRNQKIKFYSMFVVLALSLWLLYPSFKYFSMSDDALDALRHDNPKKFNSLLDKSLSLGLDLQGGTYLVLDVDLEGVPDDKHADTVNQAIKVIRNRVDQFGVSEPSITKEGDSRIVVQLPGLPDVERATRLINTTALLEMKLVAQQGELFSTLQKIDQVIQVQASMPGAMGDEKSAGDMAAADSSAAAGDSTIDFLAGGANGAEESPGEEPSGLLSLMRGYQGGGIFIYKDDMQRVKDYLAEPAVQAAIPQGYEFLWGAKDVTDASGRKARLLYYLSSKVELDGKRLTGATPEPDNDRPGFYRVAFTLDRAGANEFARVTERNVGRQLATILDSQVFLAPEIESRIGAGSGVITGRFSAEDATDNAILLRAGALPATMHIEEERSVGPSLGHDSITQGFRAGIIGFLAVILFMVLYYRGSGLIATAALLLNLFIMMAAMAYLHATLTLPGIAGIILTIGMAVDANVLIYERIREELRAGGREGKVRRAIQAGYDRAFSTIFDANLTTLITAVVLYIFGTGPIKGFAVTLSLGIIASMYTALVVSRAIFDAIIMRRHIETLSI; encoded by the coding sequence ATGTCCCGCAATCAGAAGATCAAGTTCTACAGCATGTTCGTCGTGCTGGCGTTGAGCTTGTGGCTGCTGTATCCCAGCTTCAAGTACTTCAGCATGAGCGACGACGCCCTCGACGCCCTGCGCCACGACAACCCCAAGAAGTTCAACAGCCTGCTCGACAAGTCGCTGAGCCTGGGCCTCGACCTGCAGGGCGGCACCTATCTCGTGCTCGACGTCGACCTCGAGGGCGTTCCCGACGACAAGCACGCCGACACGGTGAACCAGGCCATCAAGGTGATCCGCAACCGCGTGGACCAGTTCGGCGTGTCCGAGCCGTCCATCACCAAGGAAGGCGACAGCCGCATCGTGGTGCAGCTGCCCGGCCTGCCGGACGTGGAGCGCGCCACGCGGCTCATCAACACCACCGCGCTGCTCGAGATGAAGCTGGTGGCCCAGCAGGGCGAGCTGTTCTCGACCCTGCAGAAGATCGACCAGGTGATCCAGGTACAGGCGTCGATGCCGGGCGCCATGGGCGACGAGAAGTCCGCGGGCGACATGGCCGCCGCGGACTCCAGCGCGGCCGCGGGCGACAGCACCATCGACTTCCTGGCCGGCGGCGCCAACGGCGCCGAGGAGAGCCCCGGCGAGGAGCCCTCGGGTCTGCTGTCGCTGATGCGCGGCTACCAGGGCGGCGGCATCTTCATCTACAAGGACGACATGCAGCGGGTGAAGGACTACCTCGCCGAGCCCGCCGTGCAGGCGGCGATCCCGCAGGGCTACGAGTTCCTGTGGGGGGCGAAGGACGTCACCGACGCCAGCGGCCGCAAGGCGCGCCTGCTCTACTACCTCAGCTCGAAGGTGGAGCTGGACGGCAAGCGGCTCACCGGCGCGACCCCCGAGCCCGACAACGACCGCCCCGGCTTCTACCGCGTGGCCTTCACGCTGGACCGCGCCGGCGCCAACGAGTTCGCGCGCGTCACCGAGCGCAACGTGGGCCGCCAGCTGGCGACGATCCTCGACAGCCAGGTCTTCCTGGCGCCCGAGATCGAGAGCCGCATCGGCGCCGGCTCGGGCGTGATCACGGGCCGCTTCAGCGCCGAGGACGCCACGGACAACGCCATCCTCCTGCGCGCGGGCGCCCTGCCGGCGACCATGCACATCGAGGAGGAGCGCTCGGTGGGCCCGAGCCTGGGGCACGACTCCATCACCCAGGGCTTCCGGGCGGGCATCATCGGCTTCCTCGCCGTGATCCTGTTCATGGTGCTGTACTACCGGGGCAGCGGGCTCATCGCGACGGCGGCGCTCCTGCTGAACCTCTTCATCATGATGGCCGCCATGGCCTACCTGCACGCCACGCTCACGCTGCCGGGCATCGCGGGCATCATCCTCACCATCGGCATGGCGGTGGACGCGAACGTGCTCATCTACGAGCGCATCCGCGAGGAGCTGCGCGCGGGCGGCCGCGAGGGCAAGGTGCGGCGGGCCATCCAGGCCGGCTATGACCGGGCCTTCTCCACGATCTTCGACGCCAACCTGACCACCCTGATCACGGCCGTCGTGCTCTACATCTTCGGCACCGGCCCGATCAAGGGCTTCGCGGTGACCCTGTCCCTGGGCATCATCGCGAGCATGTACACGGCCCTCGTCGTGAGTCGCGCGATCTTCGACGCGATCATCATGCGGCGTCACATCGAAACCCTGAGCATCTAG
- the secF gene encoding protein translocase subunit SecF gives MFQDANYRIIPHRRLMMGLSLLVILIGVASLVIKGGPNYGIDFKGGYKFIIQFTNEVHLGDVRQAVNDMGFSGGQVSDFGRPDEVLVVLPVADAMTGVSDDATGDAIQSKLAEGIRGAFADNPVVEISQEKVGPKIGNELRRQALWAILYSLLGIIVYITWRFEFKFSIAAIMALVHDVVITLGFFSLLNKEINLTILGALLTIVGYSLNDTIVVFDRIRENLKARRRDDVYDEVINTSINQTLSRTIITSGTTLIVVLFLFIFGGAVIHDFAFALLVGIIVGTYSSIFIASPILVEWHASDRKRRARKLAAA, from the coding sequence ATGTTCCAAGACGCGAACTATCGCATCATCCCGCACCGTCGGCTGATGATGGGACTCTCGCTGCTGGTGATCCTGATCGGCGTCGCCAGCCTCGTGATCAAGGGCGGTCCCAACTACGGGATCGACTTCAAGGGCGGCTACAAGTTCATCATCCAGTTCACCAACGAGGTGCACCTGGGCGACGTGCGGCAGGCCGTGAACGACATGGGCTTCAGCGGCGGCCAGGTCTCCGACTTCGGCCGTCCCGACGAGGTGCTCGTGGTGCTGCCGGTGGCCGACGCGATGACCGGCGTCTCCGACGACGCCACGGGCGACGCCATCCAGAGCAAGCTCGCCGAGGGCATCCGCGGCGCGTTCGCGGACAACCCGGTGGTCGAGATCAGCCAGGAGAAGGTGGGTCCCAAGATCGGCAACGAGCTGCGGCGGCAGGCCCTGTGGGCCATCCTCTACTCGCTGCTGGGGATCATCGTCTACATCACCTGGCGCTTCGAGTTCAAGTTCTCCATCGCGGCCATCATGGCTCTGGTGCACGACGTGGTGATCACGCTGGGCTTCTTCAGCCTGCTGAACAAGGAGATCAACCTGACGATCCTGGGCGCCCTGCTCACCATCGTCGGTTACTCCCTGAACGACACCATCGTGGTCTTCGACCGCATCCGCGAGAATCTCAAGGCGCGGCGGCGGGACGACGTCTACGACGAGGTGATCAACACGAGCATCAACCAGACGCTGAGCCGCACCATCATCACCAGCGGCACCACCCTGATCGTGGTGCTCTTCCTGTTCATCTTCGGCGGCGCCGTGATCCACGACTTCGCCTTCGCCCTGCTGGTGGGCATCATCGTGGGTACCTACAGCTCCATCTTCATCGCGAGCCCGATCCTGGTGGAGTGGCACGCCTCCGATCGCAAGCGGCGCGCGCGCAAGCTCGCCGCGGCCTGA
- a CDS encoding HAMP domain-containing protein, translating into MSLSAPRQRLPLWPVLLLLLAASAARAQAPATGDDVRDWATAGEAALADGGAQLRARVDSALTALDARADALVQAAGDSLTRDGASFAFLERTIGARPQLLDLPLGAQLLDGDEPLAWVGRPVPLDEQAPPAGRAGLALRSFGVYRFLSLRRPLGGSGLDLLLDLPLAERLPGAHGGLPVLLAPPPGLALELLPTLAASAADSASAGPVWRDEQPVRGTTLLGLSRSWVLAQGGRALLELRLQGPSAQDFERVRDAARRRWLGAGAALLVLVGGLWLRARLRRGRPEGLPLVARALVIGGWALLLRLALRWGGLPGSLLDGEFWSPRDFALDVPGRLLDSPGEFLLSALAALGVLLLVLRPYLHPEDERADDEPAAPAHSASPLLGLFAMLAPLAAVLVTGAFARLVYANSTGSLLGATGLDRPAVLGFDLALFFAAIFLLSLLLVPANFAWRRLALGRAARLVASLPLLALAAWLGGLETALALLLLFPVAWGFRRAAARLTGLLFHVVFVILAVTLIVDGAREHARRDLRADLAPAAAEATGVSFWQPQQVEETLLTLGREPALRRDLALAEGSGAWLALAAWQSAGLDALGERGALELFDARGRLRGRYQQGVELPLPVGRAAMAPDRSDLSVAVQSAAAEAGPDSLPLVSGEVALSNGPGHPLGTLVLRLRAERAPPSFPATATLPQRLLAASLRLFLYLAALFVLLLLDLLFSRVELVRRTLPPLVGPRGLGFQHRLLGAFLLVALLPVVLTGLIAGRQIRAQQDAASLRASLERVRAARRSLENRVRQDARDLAASEYVRNFVVPDFPPTVRDIGSLEHNRIMIFDGDGALLLDESLRNWSPAQSDSFLAVLPPGRVVYEREGRRVHAGLLLPMELWHRERRVSFSVYYRLALDGGLLDDLGEVVGGELNLYAAGALLHSGRPALFGLGYQSPMLDPSTVAAMAAGADQHQDLDRAADLRFGRATLPLDDALGNPVALLSSLDVAGLDAPAGGLQQSSSLVFSMIALLLVLALGLGGFLAGRVFLPIRRLQLAVRRLSAGDLGARLPAGGADEIGELMSSFNRMAEGLESTRGALEHRQRFLENVLENVASGVLAFDAAGRLVSANGAARRLLALGDEPVDGLALDVLAGLPPAGLDRGALFRHLIEHPDGLRGPACELRLEHPEGARTLRMADADPSGERVLVFEDVTELIRSQKLAAWSEMARQVAHEIKNPLTPIKLSAQMVERAWRDGRDDFASILDESLSSIAEQVEILRNIASEFSQFGRRQALTAERVDAAALLREILAPYRDALDVDWQGPASLPVRADREALRKVLLNLVENAREAMEGAGRLEVSLAAEDAQGLAGVLLRDFGTGIPGEALDRLFEPYFSTKTRGTGLGLAISAQLVEEMGGRLRLENHPAGGAVARLELPGA; encoded by the coding sequence TTGTCCCTGAGCGCGCCCAGACAGCGCCTGCCGCTCTGGCCTGTCCTGCTGCTGCTGCTCGCGGCGTCGGCCGCGCGCGCGCAAGCGCCCGCGACCGGCGACGACGTCCGCGACTGGGCGACGGCCGGCGAGGCCGCGCTCGCCGACGGCGGCGCGCAGCTCCGCGCCCGCGTGGATTCGGCGCTGACCGCGCTCGACGCGCGCGCCGACGCCCTCGTCCAGGCCGCCGGCGACAGCCTGACGCGCGACGGCGCGTCCTTCGCCTTCCTCGAGCGGACGATCGGCGCCCGGCCCCAGCTGCTCGACCTGCCCCTCGGCGCGCAGCTCCTCGACGGCGACGAGCCCCTGGCCTGGGTGGGCCGGCCCGTGCCGCTGGACGAGCAGGCGCCTCCCGCGGGCAGGGCCGGCCTGGCGTTGCGCAGCTTCGGCGTCTACCGCTTCCTCAGCCTGCGACGTCCCCTGGGCGGCTCCGGCCTGGACCTGCTCCTGGATCTGCCGCTGGCCGAGCGCTTGCCCGGCGCGCACGGCGGACTGCCCGTGCTGCTCGCGCCGCCGCCGGGGCTCGCGCTGGAACTGCTGCCGACGCTGGCCGCGAGCGCGGCCGACAGCGCGTCGGCCGGCCCGGTCTGGCGCGACGAGCAGCCCGTCCGCGGCACCACGCTGCTGGGCCTCTCGCGCAGCTGGGTGCTGGCGCAGGGCGGGCGCGCCCTGCTCGAGCTGCGTCTCCAGGGGCCGAGCGCCCAGGACTTCGAGCGCGTCCGCGACGCCGCGCGCCGCCGCTGGCTGGGCGCGGGGGCGGCGCTACTCGTCCTCGTCGGCGGTCTCTGGCTGCGGGCGCGCCTGCGCCGCGGCCGCCCGGAGGGGTTGCCGCTGGTCGCGCGGGCGCTCGTCATCGGGGGCTGGGCCCTGCTGCTGCGCCTGGCCCTGCGCTGGGGCGGCCTGCCCGGCAGCCTGCTGGACGGCGAGTTCTGGAGTCCGCGCGACTTCGCGCTGGACGTCCCGGGCCGCCTCCTCGACAGCCCCGGCGAGTTCCTGCTCAGCGCCCTGGCCGCGCTGGGCGTGCTGCTCCTGGTGCTGCGGCCCTACCTGCATCCCGAGGACGAGCGCGCCGACGACGAACCCGCCGCCCCGGCCCACTCCGCGAGCCCGCTGCTGGGCCTCTTCGCCATGCTGGCGCCGCTGGCCGCCGTGCTGGTGACGGGGGCCTTCGCGCGGCTGGTCTACGCGAACAGCACCGGGTCGCTGCTCGGCGCCACCGGCCTCGACCGCCCCGCCGTGCTGGGCTTCGACCTCGCCCTCTTCTTCGCCGCGATCTTCCTGCTCAGCCTGCTGCTGGTGCCGGCCAACTTCGCCTGGCGACGTCTCGCCCTCGGCCGGGCCGCGCGTCTCGTCGCCAGCCTGCCGCTGCTCGCCCTCGCCGCCTGGCTCGGCGGCCTCGAGACGGCCCTCGCCCTCCTGCTGCTCTTCCCCGTCGCCTGGGGCTTCCGCCGCGCCGCCGCGCGCCTGACCGGCCTGCTCTTCCACGTGGTCTTCGTCATCCTCGCCGTCACGCTGATCGTGGACGGCGCCCGCGAACACGCCCGCCGCGACCTGCGCGCCGACCTCGCGCCGGCGGCGGCCGAGGCGACGGGCGTCAGCTTCTGGCAGCCCCAGCAGGTCGAGGAGACCCTGCTCACCCTGGGACGCGAACCGGCGCTGCGGCGCGACCTGGCCCTGGCCGAGGGCAGCGGCGCCTGGCTGGCGCTGGCCGCGTGGCAGAGCGCGGGCCTCGACGCGCTGGGCGAGCGGGGCGCCCTCGAGCTCTTCGACGCTCGCGGCCGGCTGCGCGGCCGCTATCAGCAGGGCGTCGAGCTGCCTCTGCCCGTGGGGCGCGCCGCCATGGCGCCGGATCGCTCGGACCTGTCGGTGGCGGTGCAGAGCGCGGCGGCCGAGGCGGGTCCGGACTCCCTGCCGCTGGTCAGCGGCGAGGTGGCGCTGAGCAACGGCCCGGGCCATCCCCTGGGCACGCTCGTGCTTCGCCTTCGCGCCGAGCGCGCGCCGCCCAGCTTTCCCGCCACGGCCACGCTGCCGCAGCGCCTGCTCGCCGCGAGCCTGCGCCTCTTCCTCTACCTCGCGGCGCTGTTCGTCCTGCTGCTGCTGGACCTGCTCTTCTCGCGCGTGGAGCTCGTGCGGCGCACGCTGCCGCCCCTGGTGGGGCCGCGGGGTCTGGGCTTCCAGCACCGTCTCCTGGGCGCCTTCCTGCTGGTGGCGCTGCTGCCGGTGGTGCTCACGGGTCTCATCGCCGGGCGGCAGATCCGCGCGCAGCAGGACGCGGCCAGCCTCCGCGCCAGCCTCGAGCGCGTCCGCGCCGCGCGCCGCTCGCTGGAGAACCGCGTCCGCCAGGACGCCCGCGACCTCGCGGCCAGCGAGTACGTCCGCAACTTCGTGGTGCCCGACTTCCCGCCCACGGTGCGCGACATCGGCAGCCTCGAGCACAACCGCATCATGATCTTCGACGGCGACGGCGCCCTGCTGCTCGACGAGAGCCTGCGCAACTGGTCGCCCGCCCAGAGCGACTCCTTCCTGGCCGTGCTGCCGCCGGGGCGCGTGGTCTACGAGCGCGAGGGGCGCCGCGTGCACGCGGGGCTGCTGCTGCCCATGGAGCTCTGGCATCGAGAGCGGCGGGTGTCCTTCTCCGTCTACTATCGGCTGGCCCTGGACGGCGGGCTGCTCGACGACCTCGGCGAGGTGGTGGGCGGCGAGCTCAACCTCTACGCCGCGGGCGCGCTGCTGCACAGCGGACGTCCCGCGCTCTTCGGCCTCGGCTACCAGTCGCCGATGCTGGACCCGAGCACCGTCGCGGCCATGGCCGCCGGGGCGGATCAGCACCAGGACCTCGACCGCGCCGCCGACCTCCGCTTCGGCCGCGCCACGCTGCCGCTGGACGATGCGCTCGGCAATCCCGTCGCGCTGCTCTCGAGCCTCGACGTGGCGGGCCTCGACGCGCCGGCGGGCGGACTGCAGCAGAGCAGCTCGCTGGTCTTCAGCATGATCGCGCTGCTGCTCGTGCTGGCCCTGGGGCTGGGCGGCTTCCTGGCGGGGCGCGTCTTCCTGCCCATCCGGCGGCTGCAGCTCGCGGTGCGCCGGCTGAGCGCGGGCGACCTCGGCGCGCGGCTGCCGGCCGGTGGCGCCGACGAGATCGGCGAGCTCATGTCCAGCTTCAACCGCATGGCCGAGGGCCTCGAGTCCACGCGCGGCGCGCTCGAGCATCGCCAGCGCTTCCTCGAGAACGTGCTGGAGAACGTGGCCAGCGGCGTGCTCGCCTTCGACGCCGCGGGGCGGCTCGTCTCCGCCAACGGCGCCGCCCGCCGTCTGCTCGCCCTGGGGGACGAACCCGTCGACGGCCTGGCGCTGGACGTCCTCGCGGGCCTGCCGCCGGCGGGGCTGGACCGTGGCGCGCTGTTCCGTCACCTGATCGAGCATCCGGACGGGCTGCGCGGTCCGGCCTGCGAGCTGCGCCTGGAGCATCCGGAGGGCGCGCGCACGTTGCGCATGGCCGACGCGGATCCGTCGGGCGAGCGCGTGCTGGTCTTCGAGGACGTGACCGAGCTCATCCGCAGCCAGAAGCTGGCGGCGTGGAGCGAGATGGCGCGGCAGGTGGCGCACGAGATCAAGAACCCGCTCACGCCCATCAAGCTCTCCGCGCAGATGGTGGAGCGCGCCTGGCGCGACGGCCGCGACGACTTCGCGAGCATCCTGGACGAGAGCCTGTCGAGCATTGCCGAGCAGGTGGAGATCCTGCGCAACATCGCCTCCGAGTTCAGCCAGTTCGGCCGGCGGCAGGCGCTGACCGCCGAGCGCGTGGACGCGGCCGCGCTCCTGCGGGAGATTCTCGCGCCCTACCGCGACGCCCTCGACGTGGACTGGCAGGGTCCGGCGTCGCTTCCGGTGCGGGCCGACCGCGAGGCCCTGCGCAAGGTGCTGCTCAACCTCGTGGAGAACGCGCGCGAGGCCATGGAAGGGGCGGGGCGCCTGGAGGTGTCGCTCGCCGCCGAGGACGCGCAGGGGCTGGCCGGCGTTCTGCTGCGCGACTTCGGCACGGGCATCCCGGGCGAGGCGCTGGACCGTCTCTTCGAGCCCTACTTCAGCACCAAGACCCGCGGCACCGGCCTCGGTCTCGCCATCAGCGCCCAGCTGGTGGAGGAGATGGGCGGCCGCCTGCGCCTCGAGAATCACCCCGCGGGTGGGGCCGTGGCCCGTCTGGAGTTGCCCGGCGCCTGA
- a CDS encoding substrate-binding domain-containing protein, whose translation MSRSLFAVAVAALMLGATVGSVAAESVDLSGVVVIVNASQGVTTISTAELTKLFLKKSTKWENGTAVVPVDQAPNALPRCTFTDKVLGKTPSAVNSYWQQQVFSGAGVPPEILAGDEAVVAFVKQNVGAVGYVSAEAKLDGVKALTVTQ comes from the coding sequence ATGAGCCGGTCATTGTTCGCAGTTGCCGTCGCCGCCCTGATGCTGGGCGCGACGGTGGGCAGCGTCGCCGCGGAGTCGGTCGACCTGTCCGGCGTGGTCGTCATCGTCAACGCGTCGCAGGGCGTGACGACGATCTCGACGGCGGAGCTCACCAAGCTGTTCCTCAAGAAGTCCACGAAGTGGGAGAACGGGACGGCGGTCGTCCCCGTGGACCAGGCGCCGAACGCCCTGCCGCGGTGCACGTTCACCGACAAGGTGCTGGGCAAGACGCCCAGCGCGGTGAACAGCTACTGGCAGCAGCAGGTCTTCTCGGGGGCGGGCGTGCCGCCGGAGATCCTGGCTGGCGACGAGGCCGTCGTGGCCTTCGTCAAGCAGAATGTCGGCGCCGTGGGCTACGTCTCCGCGGAGGCGAAGCTCGACGGCGTGAAAGCCCTGACGGTCACGCAGTAG